A window of Paenibacillus phoenicis genomic DNA:
GGACAGACACCTTATACTCTAGGAAAGTGTTGACAAGAACCCCACCGCCTGATAAGATAATTTTTGTCTTCACTATAAGTTTGATCTGCTAGCTCAGCTGGGAGAGCACCATCTTGACAGGGTGGGGGTCAGTGGTTCGAGCCCACTGCAGATCATAGAGAAAATCCCTTAAAGCATAAGCTTTAAGGGATTTTTTATTTTCTCTTTTGTCAGATTAAGATGGCCTCCGATTCGAAGATAATATAGTATATAACTGGTATTTACTGTATAATAGGGAATAGCCAAAGGGGTGGTCCTTTTGAAAAAAATCATGTACGTTTGTTTGATCGTTGTTCTTCTGATGCTAGCTGGCGGTTGCGGAACTGGGGCAAAGAACAATGATATCTCACCCATTGCTGAGGATGTCGAGCAAACTCCCGGGACTTCGCCAGGCTTATCCATAAGAGATGGTGTAGCCGTATGGGACCCAGGCTCAGAGTGTTGCAAATCTTTTGAAGATACCTTGAATGAAGTGCCATTTGAGGTTTCTATTCCAAAAGTTCCTTTTCCGATTACCCATCAGTCTGCCGATATCGTCCCAGCTAACTTTGACTTGATCCAATTGACCTTTGCTAATGAAGAGCGAGGAGAGCAACTGATACTGGCTGTTTCAAATTCGCAGGTAAAGTCCAAACCGGATGGTAAAAAGGGGCCAAAATTAAGTGATGGCACACAAACCTGGATCCAAAGCACACCAAGCTTAAGCGGGCTCTATTGGAGAAAGCAAGGATTAACCTATGCCTTAGGATCGAACAAGGTGGAAGATGGTAACTTTGTTCCTTTGTACAGTATTTCTGAACTCGTTCAGATTGCTAACTCTATTGTCCAACCTCCCCACCTCTAACGGACCGTACCGACCTTATTTGTTCATTTCCCGGAGATTTCCCGAGCTAACGGACTCAAGTGACCTTATTGGGCAAAAATACTCATCGATTCAACGCAACAGACCCGAATAAGGTCTCTGAGGTCCGTTAAAACGGGTAGGCTTGCGTCCGAACCCAAATAACGGCTCTGGTGTCCGTTAGCGCAGCCGAGATGCCAGCTAGCAGCTATCAGCAAACCGCAAACACGCTACCTTCTACCATCTACCAGCCAACATCAAACAGCTAGCATCTACCAGCTATCAAATATCCGCAAGCAGCAAACGGCCTCTTGCTTCTTGCCTTTGTTCCGTCGCGCCATAGCACCGCACAAAAAACACCCGCCCCTAAAGGTGCGCGTTCTCGTTAAAGTATGTTACTGTTCACCATACGTCCACCCGATTTCCAATCACCTGCTACCCCCGCGGATACTCCACCCGAAACTGTGCGGACTCCATCCATTCGCCGCGGGTAAAGTCCCGACCGCGTACGAGGACATGGTCGCGATAAACTTCGACGTAGAAGCCTTGGCTGCCGTCCTTGTGTTCGTCTTCGTCGGTCCACAGGTCGGCGACCGAAGCGGCATTGAACATCACCGGCCCTCGCCCTCCACACCATAAGAAGTGTGAGAGGCATCCAACTCCCAATGGGTATGCCCCGTAAAGAGAATCGCCTGCGGGTGACGGGCCAGCACGGCACGGAGATCCGCATCCTGCACAACGCCGTACCAGCGCTGCGCTTCGTAGGAGCCGGCGACCGTGTTAAGCAGCGGCTGATGCAGGAAGACGAAAACCGGGCGGTCTGCCGCAGCGTTTTCCCCTAACTTGTCATCGAGCCAAGCCAGCTGCTTCTCCGACAACGAGCTAAACAACTCCAGCCCTTCTTCCGTTCCAAGAAAAATAAAATGATACCCATCAATCCAATGATCATGATAAATGCCCTCCGCCCCGGTACCGCGCAAAAATTGTCCCAAACGCGCCTCCCAGTTCTCCAATGCGACATCATGGTTGCCCATCGTCACATATAGCGGAGGCACTGCTCCGCCAAACCGATGCCAATTTCGGTTCCACGCTTCGTATTCATCCGGAAATCCGTGATCCGTCACGTCTCCCGCATGCATGATGCCAACGCTTCCCGTGCCATTTGCCGCGATATCTTGCAGCGCCCGCTCCAAGTTGACGTTATGCGTATGCTGCTCATCTGCTCGAACATGCGTGTCGGTAATAACCCTGAAACGAAAGCAAAAGCTCCTCGTCCCGCCGTCCTTCCCCTGCCTGCTGCTCATTGCGATCAACCATTCCCTTAGCCTCCCTTACCACTCATATTCAATCCGACAACACCGAGGACAATCACGCCAATCCACAGGATCGAAGATAGCGACAATTTCTCTGGGACAGGATGACTCCCGCCAAAGAAATCAGCACGATGTCCACCCCTAACCATACCGCATAAACGGTACTTA
This region includes:
- a CDS encoding metallophosphoesterase family protein; translated protein: MSSRQGKDGGTRSFCFRFRVITDTHVRADEQHTHNVNLERALQDIAANGTGSVGIMHAGDVTDHGFPDEYEAWNRNWHRFGGAVPPLYVTMGNHDVALENWEARLGQFLRGTGAEGIYHDHWIDGYHFIFLGTEEGLELFSSLSEKQLAWLDDKLGENAAADRPVFVFLHQPLLNTVAGSYEAQRWYGVVQDADLRAVLARHPQAILFTGHTHWELDASHTSYGVEGEGR